Proteins from a single region of Dasypus novemcinctus isolate mDasNov1 chromosome 16, mDasNov1.1.hap2, whole genome shotgun sequence:
- the LOC101444534 gene encoding olfactory receptor 6M1-like, with translation MITEIILVGIPTTEAIGKLLFFIFLLAYLVTVLGNTLIITLILVDYRLRSPMYFFLSNLSFSEILTSTCVVPKMLAGFLLEKKIISFDECFTQLYFYFLSGCTEFILFAVMSYDRYVAICSPLQYPMIMTSSICVRLVILSWVGSFFLILPSIIIKAGLPYCGPNKIDHFFCDSAPFLHLACVDIRAVELLDFLSSLVLLISSLSLTVVSYAYIISTILKIPSGTGQRKAFATCASHFTVVSMGYGISIFVYVRPSQKSSLHLNKILFILSSVITPLLNPFIFSLRNESMKDALKDTLAKGLDFIKRMKSK, from the coding sequence ATGATAACAGAGATTATTCTTGTTGGGATTCCTACCACCGAAGCCATTGGGAAACTCCtgttcttcatatttttattggcTTATTTAGTGACTGTCCTTGGAAACACCCTCATCATTACTCTCATTCTTGTGGATTATAGGCTTCGCTCACCCATGTATTTCTTTCTTAGCAATCTCTCTTTCAGTGAAATATTAACTTCCACATGCGTTGTTCCCAAGATGCTGGCAGGCTTTCTGTTAGAGAAGAAGATCATCTCATTTGATGAATGCTTTACCCAGCTCTATTTCTACTTCCTCTCTGGATGCACTGAGTTTATCCTTTTTGCAGTCATGTcttatgaccgctatgtggccatttgCAGCCCCCTTCAGTACCCTATGATTATGACCAGTTCAATCTGTGTCCGTCTTGTAATACTCTCCTGGGTAGGCAGTTTTTTCCTTATTCTCCCATCTATCATCATCAAGGCAGGGCTGCCATATTGTGGCCCCAATAAAATCGATCACTTTTTTTGTGACAGCGCCCCTTTCCTCCATTTGGCCTGTGTTGACATTCGTGCCGTTGAACTACTGGACTTCCTCAGTTCCCTTGTCCTACTCATCAGCTCACTCTCGTTGACAGTGGTCTCCTATGCCTACATTATCTCCACCATTCTGAAGATTCCTTCAGGCACAGGACAACGCAAAGCCTTTGCCACTTGTGCCTCTCATTTCACTGTGGTCTCCATGGGCTATGGTATCTCCATCTTTGTCTATGTGCGTCCTTCACAGAAGAGCAGCCTGCACCTAAACAAGATCCTCTTTATCCTTTCCAGTGTTATTACACCTCTTCTGAATCCCTTCATCTTCAGTTTACGGAATGAATCCATGAAAGATGCACTGAAGGACACCTTGGCCAAGGGGCTGGACTTCATCAAGAGGATGAAGTCCAAGTGA
- the LOC139436632 gene encoding olfactory receptor 2A12-like produces MAQENSSTIIELVLVGFSNHPEVEIPLFFLFSLVYLVNLFGNTVIIVLVVIESFLQSPMYFFLCHLAFLNIFYTTTVVPKMNFNLLASKKVISYQFCIAQMYISLLMGAAECIILAIMALDRYVAICYPLRYMLIMNWSVCVQLAVGAWTTSFLVSVVPTYFTIVPLCGPYVIDHIFCEVPVLLHKTCVDTTLQENMMVIGASGTLLLPFILIVFSYLQILASVMRMHSTDGRKKAFSTCSSHLTVVSIYYGTGMFMYMRPKSLYSAEGDKLISLFYAVINPALNPLIYSLRNKEVKGALRRVLGRWTVSQNQKILS; encoded by the coding sequence ATGGCTCAGGAAAATTCAAGCACCATTATTGAGCTGGTCCTTGTGGGATTTTCCAATCACCCCGAGGTTGAGAtccctctctttttcctcttctctctggtCTATCTGGTGAATCTCTTTGGAAACACAGTGATTATTGTTTTAGTAGTAATTGAATCCTTTCTCCAGTcacccatgtattttttcctctgtcatttggcctttcttaacattttttacaCTACAACTGTGGTCCCCAAAATGAACTTTAACCTCCTTGCTTCTAAGAAAGTCATCTCTTACCAATTCTGCATTGCCCAGATGTACATctccctgctaatgggagcagcAGAGTGCATTATTTTGGCAATCATGGCTCTGGACCGTTATGTGGCCATTTGTTACCCTCTAAGGTACATGCTTATCATGAActggtctgtgtgtgtgcagctggCTGTGGGTGCCTGGACCACCAGCTTCTTGGTCTCAGTGGTGCCCACCTACTTCACCATAGTTCCTCTGTGTGGCCCATATGTTATTGACCATATCTTTTGTGAAGTGCCTGTTTTACTTCATAAGACCTGTGTTGATACAACCCTGCAGGAGAACATGATGGTGATAGGAGCATCTGGTACACTGTTGCTTCCCTTCATCCTCATTGTCTTTTCCTACTTACAAATACTGGCTTCTGTGATGAGGATGCACTCAACTGATGGCAGAAAAAAAGCTTTCTCTACTTGTAGCTCCCACTTGACTGTGGTGTCCATTTATTATGGGACAGGGATGTTCATGTACATGAGGCCAAAATCTCTATATTCAGCTGAGGGTGATAAATTGATTTCCTTGTTCTATGCAGTCATCAATCCTGCTTTGAATCCTCTAATATATAGCTTGAGAAATAAAGAGGTGAAAGGAGCTTTGAGGAGAGTCTTGGGGAGATGGACAGTATCCCAAAATCAAAAGATACTATCTTGA